In Rhizobium sp. CIAT894, the genomic window CCCGGCAGCCCTCGAACTCTCTCGATGGAGACGCTTGAAACTCGCCGCGCGAGACCTAATTTGATCATGTCAGGGTCGCTGTGCGCGAAGCACGGCAAGAACCGCTTGCGGCAATAGTCGCAATAGCTGAACTGCCCGAACCAACGGGCCGCCGCTGACCTGCCAACGCGATTTTCGCGGGCGGGTCTCGGCTGTGCGGTTCACCGAATCCCGTCTCCTCTCAAAGCCGCTGAAGATGGAGAAACTAGTGGGAAAGCTTCTAACATTCCCAAAGCAGTCGATAGCGCCGATCACGGTGCGAAATGGATCAAAACATCGCATCAGCGTGGAGGTCCTTGATGAAGTGCGGCCGCGGCGCACGCGGTGGGCGGTGCAATTTGAGATCCAAGAGGCGTCCGGTTACGCCGCGCTCGACGGATTTACCGACGCGGCAGTAGCGGCGGGTTACAGGCATCGATTCTTTGTCGGCACCACTCGAGCCGTTCGGCGGTTTGTCGCCGAAACCTCGGACCTCGTCGCCGATGGCCGGATTGCCCTTTGGATCGACGGCGAGCGGGTCCAGCCTCAGATTAGGAAGCTGGCATGAAAAAAGGGCCGGAGCGTCTTTACGCTCCGGCCCCTTCGTTATTCAGCCGCGACGAGGTGGCATTCCTCGTCTTCGGCAGCGGCTGTGGTTTCCTCGTCGTCGTCGCCGTCGAGGAATGCTGGCAGCGCCGCACCATCATCGTCATTGCTGTCCGCGCCCGCCCTGAGTGCTTCGGCATCGTCGATCAGCCGCAGCGGTTCGGGCAGCCAGCCGGTCTCGGCGAGCAGCCGCTCGGCCTCCTTGGCCATGTCGCCCTTCTTCAGGTGATCGATGAGCTGCGCGGCCTGTTCGCCGACGCCCTCGCGAACCGCCTGCAGGATGCGGGGCTTGGTGACGCGGTTGAGGTAGTTGCCGAAGGTCGGGCGCCAGCCGGCCTCCACCAGGTCGAGCCCGGTCGCCTTCGTCAGGCGGTCAGCCTGGGCGAGCCGCATGTCGAGTGTGTGCTGCGATACGCCGCCGGAGCTGTGCGGGTTCGGTCGCTCAAATAGCGCGTTGACGCCGTAGCTGATGCAATGCGCCAGCAGCGCCATCCGGCTGGCATCGTCGAGAGCCGCGAGCCAGTCCCACAAGGCATCGTCGTCTTTCGGGATGTCGCCCGCCCAGGCCGCGTGCCGGTCCTGCACTGCGCGGGCCGACGGGCTGTCCTTCAGCCCATCGTCCTGCGCCGGGAAGAAGACGTGCTTCACGCCGGCCTCCATGGCGCCCGTATACATGCGGGTCATGAAGGTGTCCGAGACCAGCTTGTGGAGCAGCGCGGTCATGGCTACGTGCGGGTTCTCGGCGACGGCGTTGCGCAGCGCCAGCGTGCGATAGGCCGTCAGCTCGATGACCAGGCGCTCGGGAAGCGGCTTGATCGCATCGTCCTCGTCGTCCTCCGCCTCGACCGGCTGGCCGCCGATCGTGATAACGGCGCGCTGCGCGGCCGGCGCACCGGGCTCGCGAGGCTGATGCTCGGTCTCGTTCCCATCGGCTTCGGTGCCGTGTTCGGAAACTTCGTCCTCCGGCCGGACATAGCCGCGATCGATGGCGATGCTGCCGTCATGGGCGATGCTGATGAACACGCCCGCGCGGGCGATGTCGTCGGCCTCGAAGCGGACCGGACGGGTCTCGAATGCCGACAGCGCCGTCTCGATCTCGCCGAGCCGCTGGTCGACCTCATCGGGCAGCTCGTCGGCGCCTTCATATTCGGCCTCGAGCTTCTGGTATTCGGCGTTGAGCGCCTCGATCGTCGCCCGTTCCTCGGTGGTCAGGTCGAGCGGATCGCCCTGCAGCTCGCGCAGGCCGCGCGTCGCGTCATAAGGGAAGCTGACGGCGACCTCGATCCACTTCCAGCCCTCGGCGGCGATCGTCTCGGCCGTCGCCTTCAGCTTCTCTCCCACCAGCCGATCGAGCAGCGCCGCATCCTGCAGCCAGCCGCCATCGTCGGACTGGAACAGGTCGCGCATGACGATGCCGCCGGCGGCCTCATAAGCCTCGATGCCGACGAAGACGGCGCGCTTGTCAGAGGCGCGCACCGTCGTCTCGGTGAGCATGCGGCGGATCTGATATGGCTCTTTCGACCAGGCGTCCTTGATCGCCTCCCAGACCTGCTCCTGGCGGGCATGGTCATCGGAGACGGTGAAGGCCATGAGCTGGTCGAGCGTCATGCCGTCCTCGGCATAGACCTCGTGCAAGGTGGGCGATGCGGCCGCGAGGCGGAGGCGCTGCTTGACCACCTGGACCGGCACGAAGAGCGCCGCGGCGATCTCCTCCTCGGTCTTGCCCTTCACCCGCATGTCCTGGAAGGCGCGGAACTGGTCCAGCGGATGAAGCGGGGCGCGGTCGATGTTCTCGACCAGCGAGACTTCCTCGGCCAGGACCTCGTCGTCGCGTTTGCGCACGACGCACGGCACCGGCGCGATCTTGGCGAGGCGCTTCTGCTTGACGAGCAGCTCCAGCGCGCGGAAGCGGCGGCCGCCGGCGGGCACCTCGAACATGCCGGTCTCCTGGCCTTCGGCGTCGACCACAGGCACGACGCTCAGGCTCTGGATCAGGCCGCGTCGCGCGATCGAGGCCGCCAGGTCGTCGATCGAGACGCCGGCCTTCACGCGGCGGACGTTGGACTGGCTGAGCACCAGCTTATTGAAGGGAATGTCGCGCGAAGACGACAGGACGATCTTCTGAATTGCAGTAGCCATCGGGATTTACTCCGCGACGGGTGCCGAGAGCCTCTCTCTCGACCCTAAACCCGTCACGAAGCGAAGCGCCGCCCTCTTCCTCTAAAGGGGGGCAGCGCCGGGGACCGGAATTGAGGGCACGAGGAAGCGCAAAGCCGGAGACACGGACAACCGCATCTCCGGCTTTGCGGATGTCAGGCAGCTCGATCGAGCAGCTTCTTCGCCTTTGCCTCCATGTCGAGACGGGCATCCTGATGGGGCTTGTCGCGCGCGACGGCGGTGATGCCCTGGACGAAATCGAAGATGCTCTCCGGCGGGCGGCCTTCTTCGGCCAGCACCGAGTCGATGATCTTGCCGGTCTCGGCCTTGGAGAAGCCACGGCGACGTAGGAAGTCGGTGCGATCCTCGTCGGTCTTGGCGATGATCCGTTCGCGCGCGGCCTTGATCCCGTTGACGAAAGGGAGCGGGGAGGAATTGGCGAAATTCTGTAGGGCAGGAGCGGCTTCGTGGGCGAAGCGGTTGGCTGCATATTTGGAGTGGCGGATGGAGATTTCCTCGAAATCCTCCACGCCCCACAAATTGCGATTTTGGCAAACCGCGCGGAGATAGAAGCTCGCCATGCCGAGCGTCTTGGCGCCAACCTCGGAATTCCAGCAGTAGAACCCGCGGAAATAGAGATCCGGTGAGCCGTCAGGGAGGCGACCAGCCTCGATCGGGTTCAGGTCATCGACCAGGAACAGAAAGACGTCGCGGTCGGAGGCATAGAGCGTCGTCGTATCCTTGGTGATATCTACGCGCGGATTGTAGATGCCAGTTGACCAATCCAGCACGCCGGGCACTTTCCAGCGCGTGTCGCCGGTGCCGTTGCCGGCGATGCGCTGCACCGCCTCGACCAGCTCGTGGTCATAGATGCGGCCGTAATCCGGCCCTGTAACGGCGCGCAGTTCGACCCGCCCGCTGTCGGTTTCAAGCGTCTTGATCTGCTCGGCCCGATTGGACGTCAGGCCATATTGGAGGTTGATCGCGGCGAGCGGCGCGGGGAGTTGGCGTAGATAAGCGGCCGGGGCACCGACCAGGCTGGCCAGTTGGCCGAAGCTCCAATGGGTTGGGGCGATGGGGGTATCCATGCCCGGCAAGACGAGCGCCAGTCGCTCGGCATCGCCGCGGTTCGCCTCCACATGGATGAGCGCGCTCTCCACCACCCGCGTCCGGCTACGATCGGCGCGGTCACGAACCGAGCGCGCCAGCTCGTTGAGCGACAGGTAGCGCTCGTCGGCGGGGCGCGAGAACCACTCGGAAGATACGCGACTGACCTGCGCGCCACGGCTGACATCGACCTTATAGCCGCCGACTGCGTCACGGCGCGCTTCGAGAACCTGCATGTTCATGGGACTGATCTCCATGACGGTCGTGAGAGCCTCTCTCCCACTGTTCACCCGTCACGGAAAAACCGTCCCCACTCTCACTCTCAGGGGGCGTTGCGGGGTCTCCCCGCAGAAGGGGTCGGGCGAGACGGCAGGCTCGGCCGCAGGGGAAGGCTTTCCCCTCCAAATCGCAATTCCATAGAAGCGGGTTTCAGTATGTCAGAACGCGAGCGCCGCCTGGGTTTCACGCAGCCGCGACACACGGAAACTCCCCGTCGGCAAGGGGCGCAGTATCTCCTCTTCCGGGCGGGTCAGGTCGAGCCAGTCCATGCGCTGATCCCGGCGCAGCACAGCCATCTGCCGGTCGTGATAGGGCTCGACGTCGTTGTTGGCCGCGATCGTCAGGATCGCATAGGCCTCCGGCCAGTCGAGCGTTGCCGGCCGCCAGATGCCCGCGAAATAGAACCAGTCGCCGTCCGCGAGGGAGAAGCTGTAGTGCTTGCCGTGGCTGCGGTGGCGGAATTCGGAAGCCGGTATAAGGCAGCGATAGGCGGGGAAGGTGCGGCCCTCAGCGCGCACGACGGTGAACCGCCGGCCGTCGCGCTCGCGAGGCTGAAGGCCCCACGGCAGCTCCACCATCTCAACATCGCCGCCGTCACGCCTTATGATCACACGGCGTTCGTCGAGCGATGCGTCGGAATCGAAAACCTTCGCGCTCATGATCCGCGAACATAACAAGAACAAGGCCGCAAAGGCAATGGCGATCGATACGGAGGACCGATGTGTAATGACTATAGACTGAAGGTGGATGTCGCCTCGATCATAGAGGACTTCGCCGACCTGAAGATCAAGATCCGCTTCGGCGGAGGCACCCCGAACATCGAGGCGCGGGACGACATCAAGATCACGGATGTCGCGCCGATCATCCGCACGGTCGACGGCGTGCGCGGTGAAGGCGACCTGGTCCAGCGCCGGTGGAGCTGGCCGGGTCAGAACAAGCGCCCGGTCTACAATTTCCGCTCGGATGGGCGCGAGTTTACCTCGAACCGCTGCCTGATCGTCGCCGACGGCTTCTACGAGTTCACCGATCCCACCGAGAAGGGAAAGAAGCGGAAGGACAAGTGGCTCTTCACCAAGCGCGACGAGCCGATCTTCTGCATCGCCGGCATCTGGCGCGAGACGAAGGATGTCGGCGAGGCCTTCACCATGCTGACGATGGAGCCCGGGCCTGACATAGCATCGTACCATGACCGGCAGATCGTCATTCTCGAACGCGACGCCTGGGCCGACTGGCTCGATCCGTCGGTGTCAGCGCAGTCGCTGATCCGGCCGCTTCGAGCGGGAGCCTTGCAGGTTGCTCAGGTTGGATAATATCTGCATCGACAACGGGGCTAATGATTCTGATGCAGCAAGAAGAAATCGAAAAACAGCTTGAGCAGATGCGCAAATTGGGTAGCGTCAGCTCTTCCGACTGGCAGGCCTATACATGGAAGAACGAGCTGGCCGAACAAAAACGGCGGATCGATTTGCATCTTGCTGAGGCGCTGACGGACGCAGAGACAGAACACAATCCTTATCATATGCTCGAACGGGCGATCGGGGTTGCGGCAGTCTGCATGCGACGGCTGATCGAATGTCGGCTGGTGACAGATCGCTTCCGCAACACGGCTCTTGAGGTTCACGAGGTGCTTGCGAAGGCAGACGTGGATTGGCGCGAACCGTTCGTGAGCCGCACTGCCAGCGAAATCTTCAACAACTATGATCTGACGGTCCGGCACGCGGAGAAGCGGACACCGAAGGTCATATCCGACAAGATGCTGCACGCGCGCGTCATCGGCGTGCTGTCCGGAAATGTATTTATGCCCGATGGCCTTCTCATCGCGTCGGACACGCAAAGCAAGACCCAGCTTTTTCATTTCACGCCGACCGAGATTGCATCGATCTTCGATGCTTTTCTCGACGATCAGGTTCGATCCGCGACGGACGGATACTTAGATAAGGATGGTGACTTCAAGGGAACGCGCAAGGTGTTCGCGACCAGGGATTAGTCGTCGCCTGTGTGCAGCGGAGGGCCGATAGCCCCCGAACGAGAGGATTGCCGTGCCAGACCGTAAGCTTTCGCCATGCGCCCGTCAGACCGAGGCCGAGATCGAAGACTACTACCGCAATCAGCCCGAGGGATCGGCGGCCGTTGTTCGCCGGACCCACGGAGGCATCCTGACGTACCAGATCACGGCCTTCGGCTTGCGGCGCACGCGCACCGGCCGGATCAACGTGGAGGGTGTCGGAGACTTCTACATGAAGTCCGGCAAGAACTGCTGGGAGCCGACCGGCCAGACCAGACTGGTCGTCCCGACCGAGGATGTGCTGGCTTGGGCGGCCGAAAATCCGCGCGGACAGATGGGTGTCAGCATCTATGCGGACGAACCATTCTGGCGGAAGCCGCGGAGCACCTGACGCCGTCAGGCTGCCAACTGCCCATGCCGTTCGAGGAGCCGCATCAACACGGCATTGGCGTGCGTGAAATTCGCGAGCTGGCCCTGAAGCTGGTACGCCCATTTCTCGCCGTGGAACAGATTGTTGCGAAAGCGCCAGACGATCATCATCACGGTCAGCAGCCGATCGCGCGGTTCGTTGTTGCTCCCGTCGAGGACCGCTCGAACGAGGTCGGGCTGATCGGCGGGACGCAGATGAAGGTGCGCGAAGTGGTGTGTAAACACGCCGTTCGCAAAGTAGCGCTGCCGAAAATAGGCCAGCTCTCCATCATACTGGTCGGCGTCGAGCGTGCCTGCATCGCGCCACTCGTCGGCTTTCGCGCAAATGAGATCGGCGCGCGCAAAATTGCCCATGACCTGGGCCTCGAACAGGCTCCAGAGGAAGGTGAAGTTGAAGATCGCTGCGCGGTCTTCTTCGGGCAGCGCCTGGAATCCCGGTGCGCGCGCCAACAGCCATTGCATGCTCATGTTATGCCCCCGTTCGTTGTTGGTCTTGAGGCCAGTCAGTCTCCTGGCCCCTCGCGGTCATCCGGGGACAGTTCCGAGAAGTCGGTAAGCGTGTCGCACTGGATGCAGTAGTACATCTGAGAGGCCTCCTGAAAATGCATGCCGCATAGGCATCCGCAGAAGGGACAGCATTCGTCGATTTCGAGGTCGGCCCACTCCCAAACGCCGAGATATTCGGGGATGGCGTCGCGGTCGTAACCGGTGATCTCGAAGGCATCGGCGTTCTTCGCGACGAATCCGCGCTGTCCGACCTCCATTAGGAAAGGCAGGACGTCGGCCGGCTCGACGTAGAACCACTCGCCGCGGCCGCGGCGGGATGCGAGGCGACGATGCAGATCGCGCTCGGTCTCGAAATCGTCGGCCGACATGATCCAGCCGAGGAGTTTGAGTTCGAGCGGATTGCCGGTCTGCAGGTCGCTCTTTCGCCGGCCAATATCCTTGGCAACGCCGACCTTGATCGGCGAGCACCCGTTTTCATCCTCGCCTATGAAGTAAACCGGCATAGGCCTTGCCCCATTGCGTCTGTCTGCATTTGCGATCAGTCATTCCCGTAGTCCGGCTCGTATTCCATTTCACGTTCTTGCTGGTCCTCGTGGATGTAGTTCAGTCCAGAGGCGTCGATTTCGTCGCTTCCCATCAGCGTCAAATCGCATGTTGGGCAGCGAAACTCTTCACCGACGAACTCGCGGTCGACGACTTCCCAGATCGCATGCTCATCGCGCTCCTCGCTGATGTCTTCGCCGGTTTGCTCGCCAGTCATGAAGGCGCGGCATTTGCAGGCCGGGCAGCTCTCCGACCAGATCTCGTCGTAGCGGCCCTTGAAGATGCCGACCTGGTGCTGCGGTTCGCGCAATTCGGCTTCGCCGGTCAGGCGCTCTCGCTCTGCCTTCTTCAACGCCTCGAATTGCTCCCGGGCGGCCTCGACGCGCAGCTTGACGGCGGCCGCGAGGGCCTTGGCCGCTTCATCGAGAAGCTGGCGGGGCGCTTTTGCATCGGCCGCGCCGAGCCATTGCTCCAGCGATGAACCCATCTGGTGCAAGATCGTGTCGCACGCATGCCAATAGCGTGCCTCCCAGGCGTCGAGACGCATCGTCCGGAAGGGAAGATCGGCCGAATGCAGTTCGGCGTTTCGACGTTCGGCGATGTCCTGGCAGAATTTCTGGACCGTCTTATCGAAGCGAGGGACAAGATGGGCCAAGCGCTCGAACAGGGTCTTGGCGGCGATCGTCTTCACGTCCGTGGTGACGTTGATGCCGGCGGCGACGAACATAGACTGCCAGTGCGTCGGATCGACCACGAGGCTCGGGTGCTTACGGGCGAGTGCGGCCTTGCCAAGCAGCTCAAGCGCGAGAGATGCCCAGAGCTGATACTCGTCGAGATCGCTGGCGCCTTTGCGGGCCAACGCTCGGCCGATATAGACCTTCGATTTTGCATGGAGCGCGTCGCCGTTTATGGCGATGAAGACGTCTTCAGGCATCGATGAGAATCCTTGCGAGGCGTCGGCCGGACCCTGGGTCCGACGGACTGCGCCCGTGAAGGACGCGCCAGTTGTCGATAATAAGGATGTCGCCCTTGCGCCATTGATGGGCTTGCGGCGACGCCGCGGCAATTCGATTCTCGATGAGCGCCAGGGCTACGCGGCCGCGCTGGTCGACGGCTTCAAGACAACCTGGATCGTATCGCAGGAAGGCTCCACCCGGCGCGAGGATCGTCGTGTAGAAGGAACGCCGGCCGCTACGAACTAGCACCGGTGTTTCTTCGAGAAGGTCACGCTCTTCCGACGAAAAGCCGAGGTTTCGCCAGTCGAGGAGCATCGTCGCCGCTGCGGGCGATCCTGGGTCGATACACCCGAGTAGAAGATAGCGGCATGGTCTGGTGCGATGGCTGAGTTCGGTATGGAACGGCAGGACGCCCAGGCCGTAGCTAGCGCTCAAGGATCGCGGATGCGCATCGCCGGCGCTGTGAGGTTCGATGACCTCTTCGAGCGCGCCGGCGCGGCCGCCAACACGAGTGCCTATGCGATCGCCGAGCTTGCCCAGC contains:
- a CDS encoding SOS response-associated peptidase; its protein translation is MCNDYRLKVDVASIIEDFADLKIKIRFGGGTPNIEARDDIKITDVAPIIRTVDGVRGEGDLVQRRWSWPGQNKRPVYNFRSDGREFTSNRCLIVADGFYEFTDPTEKGKKRKDKWLFTKRDEPIFCIAGIWRETKDVGEAFTMLTMEPGPDIASYHDRQIVILERDAWADWLDPSVSAQSLIRPLRAGALQVAQVG
- a CDS encoding DUF932 domain-containing protein, encoding MNMQVLEARRDAVGGYKVDVSRGAQVSRVSSEWFSRPADERYLSLNELARSVRDRADRSRTRVVESALIHVEANRGDAERLALVLPGMDTPIAPTHWSFGQLASLVGAPAAYLRQLPAPLAAINLQYGLTSNRAEQIKTLETDSGRVELRAVTGPDYGRIYDHELVEAVQRIAGNGTGDTRWKVPGVLDWSTGIYNPRVDITKDTTTLYASDRDVFLFLVDDLNPIEAGRLPDGSPDLYFRGFYCWNSEVGAKTLGMASFYLRAVCQNRNLWGVEDFEEISIRHSKYAANRFAHEAAPALQNFANSSPLPFVNGIKAARERIIAKTDEDRTDFLRRRGFSKAETGKIIDSVLAEEGRPPESIFDFVQGITAVARDKPHQDARLDMEAKAKKLLDRAA
- a CDS encoding GIY-YIG nuclease family protein; the protein is MPVYFIGEDENGCSPIKVGVAKDIGRRKSDLQTGNPLELKLLGWIMSADDFETERDLHRRLASRRGRGEWFYVEPADVLPFLMEVGQRGFVAKNADAFEITGYDRDAIPEYLGVWEWADLEIDECCPFCGCLCGMHFQEASQMYYCIQCDTLTDFSELSPDDREGPGD
- a CDS encoding ParB/RepB/Spo0J family partition protein, which encodes MATAIQKIVLSSSRDIPFNKLVLSQSNVRRVKAGVSIDDLAASIARRGLIQSLSVVPVVDAEGQETGMFEVPAGGRRFRALELLVKQKRLAKIAPVPCVVRKRDDEVLAEEVSLVENIDRAPLHPLDQFRAFQDMRVKGKTEEEIAAALFVPVQVVKQRLRLAAASPTLHEVYAEDGMTLDQLMAFTVSDDHARQEQVWEAIKDAWSKEPYQIRRMLTETTVRASDKRAVFVGIEAYEAAGGIVMRDLFQSDDGGWLQDAALLDRLVGEKLKATAETIAAEGWKWIEVAVSFPYDATRGLRELQGDPLDLTTEERATIEALNAEYQKLEAEYEGADELPDEVDQRLGEIETALSAFETRPVRFEADDIARAGVFISIAHDGSIAIDRGYVRPEDEVSEHGTEADGNETEHQPREPGAPAAQRAVITIGGQPVEAEDDEDDAIKPLPERLVIELTAYRTLALRNAVAENPHVAMTALLHKLVSDTFMTRMYTGAMEAGVKHVFFPAQDDGLKDSPSARAVQDRHAAWAGDIPKDDDALWDWLAALDDASRMALLAHCISYGVNALFERPNPHSSGGVSQHTLDMRLAQADRLTKATGLDLVEAGWRPTFGNYLNRVTKPRILQAVREGVGEQAAQLIDHLKKGDMAKEAERLLAETGWLPEPLRLIDDAEALRAGADSNDDDGAALPAFLDGDDDEETTAAAEDEECHLVAAE
- a CDS encoding SOS response-associated peptidase gives rise to the protein MMSAKVFDSDASLDERRVIIRRDGGDVEMVELPWGLQPRERDGRRFTVVRAEGRTFPAYRCLIPASEFRHRSHGKHYSFSLADGDWFYFAGIWRPATLDWPEAYAILTIAANNDVEPYHDRQMAVLRRDQRMDWLDLTRPEEEILRPLPTGSFRVSRLRETQAALAF
- a CDS encoding TauD/TfdA family dioxygenase, with the protein product MAAPDIAVSDTRQPLDPLSERGWSLHRSEGADADATMSELGKLGDRIGTRVGGRAGALEEVIEPHSAGDAHPRSLSASYGLGVLPFHTELSHRTRPCRYLLLGCIDPGSPAAATMLLDWRNLGFSSEERDLLEETPVLVRSGRRSFYTTILAPGGAFLRYDPGCLEAVDQRGRVALALIENRIAAASPQAHQWRKGDILIIDNWRVLHGRSPSDPGSGRRLARILIDA